A stretch of DNA from Prinia subflava isolate CZ2003 ecotype Zambia chromosome 9, Cam_Psub_1.2, whole genome shotgun sequence:
TCTGTTTCATTTAGTCTAACAAAAGAATTTTTGTCTGTAGTTTATACTATTGCCAGATGAATGCAAATTAGTTTTGCAGTTAGAACTTCACATGCCCTTATTTTCAATATTGAGGCTAGGAAACTTTGTATTAATTTTCTTGCTTTGTCCCTTTTTTCTTAGTGTCCCTAGGATACCATGGGCTTTTGCTATGACTGAAGTATGTGGCGTTATTCTTTGCTACATTTGGCTCTTGGTTCTTCTGCTTCACAAACACAGGTAGATTTTATAAAATCCAAATTAGCTGCTACTTCAATGCAGAGAAAAGACCATAACAAGAATTTATGATGATTATTTAAGAATTTCCATTCCGTAAGAATCTTGTCAACTTTTAGTATGTGTCTGTTAAAGTGGATTAGGGAGGATTTAATCAAGAATTATGGCTTGTGAATCTTTCAAAGGAGTAATCTGAATTTACTTTTCTAccatatttataaataatttccttCAGAGCATAGGTATTTCAGAGAGTTGTCAGTATATACACTCATGCTATAACAGTTTTGTGTATAAGAAAGTGCTACAAGAATGAGTTTGCACAGGATGTCTGAGCCAGCCTGGCCGTTTGCTTTCACAAAGGgacagaaaatgcttttgtgtgtgtgcttatTTAAAGTTAAATTTTCACTGGTTCATTGATTTTTATCAGTTTGCCAGCAGAAGGTATGAGTGCCAAAGCTAGCACAAGAGTAGCTGCAGAGGTGGAGCTGTGCCTTTTGGTGACAATAAGCTGGCTACAGGTGTCTCACCCTGTCATGTGGAACTACATTTTTGCAGTActacttaataaaaaaaaattgttgtgaAACTCGCAGTAATGATGACAGGAGTTAATGGGATTAAGTTTGGGTGAGGTGAAGTGTTTCTGTCATACCTTCCCTGATGTCAGTTCCTGTGTACTTTTCCCAGATCCATACTTCTGCGCAGGCTGTGCAGCCTCATGGGGACAGTGTTTCTATTACGTTGCATTACCATGTTTGTTACCTCACTCTCGGTGCCAGGCCAGCACTTGCAGTGTACTGGAAAGGTAAAAATGCTTTCGATGATTTTTCCCGTttccttttgtaaaaaaatCCTTGATTAAGATTGTTGCGACCACAGTGTCAGATGTGTGGTTTTTAAGAACATGATGTTTCTCTCCTGTTTCCTTACCCTTGCATTAATTACCATGGGAAGGCAAACATCCCTAGGGGTCTTAGAGGCACTTGCCACTCTGGAGAGTGTATGGTTATTTGGGGAAGGCTGTTCAGAATGTTTCACACTGTAAAGCAGAGACAGCATGTCAAAGAGGTGCATGCACTTAAGCTACTAACTTCATGAGGAGAGACTGAAAGGGAAGTAATTGCTTCTTTGTCTTGTTGGTTGCaaggttttgaaaaaaaaaaaaatcccaacaaactATTATTATTTCACCCCTTTTCATAAGGGATATTCCTTAGAGCATGGGATTTTATGGTTTCATCCTAACTTTTAGTTAAGAGAGGTTTGAGCTGAACAAATGGAAAGTTTGATAATGACACAATTGGGGAGGCTGAATACATTCAAAAAAAGGTGGAGGCTCTGTGGTAAATTGCTTGGAACAAAATACTTTAATGCTCTAAATTCTAGTATTCATAAGAGGTATGATGAATACAATTAGTAATTGTAGTTAGTTAGTGACTCATTGCCACAGTGAAATCCAAAGATGGACTAACCTGCATTTTAATAAAAGGCACAACATGATAAATGGTATTAAACAAACATAGTGCAATACAGCTAAGTTTAGGGACATACTGTTTGGGCAGTGGGTTTGGAACTTAGTAAAGGTTAATATCCCTGTTTTTCAGTTGTATGGCAACGTTTGGGCAAAACTCCAGAGGGCATTTGCAATATGGAGTGGCTTTGGAATGACTCTGACTGGAGTACATACATGTGGAGATTATATGTTCAGTGGTCACACTGTCGTCCTGACCATGCTCAACTTCTTTGTCACAGAATGTAAGTACAGAGTGTCAATACTCCAATGTCCTTCAGAGTATGTACAGAGGTGTGAGAGTGTAAACATTTGAATGTCCTGAAGTGTTAAGAGTATCTGCTCCTTGACCTCCTCGAGAAGTTCAAAGTGTAACACTTAGGCAAACAAATACAGATTTAGACTGCTGTGCTCTTTCTCAGGTTTGTGACAGTCAAGTCAAGCCAAGAAAGCAACACCACCTCCTTGAAGGGCAGGGTGAATAAGGCACTTTTCAATGAACATGTGAGCCAAGAAATTGGAAAGCCTTTCTGGCTTGCTACTGGGAGAATACTTGGGAAGATATTTAGGATTGCCTGTTACTGTTCCCTTCCCTAGCTATCTGCCATGACTCCTGTCAGCCAAAACACCTGGCGGGGTTTCTGCACATTTAGCACCATCCATAAAGCCAAACACCAAACCCCGTAACAAGTGAGAATTTATGAAACAGTAGTAGCCTTCTGTAAATACCAACAGTGATTTGATACATGTTATAGCAAGCAAAGATAACTAGTTTGAGTTCAACTATGATGTATTGACTGCAGTAACAGTAATGTAGCTTTTATCACGTCTTCCTCCCTATAACATAGAAAAGACATGATTTTCATTCAAAAGAAATTGGTTGAACAAAGAATTGTGCTTTGCAGGGTGCTAAATTATTTAAGGATGCTCTTGTTAATCCAGAAATGCATATGTAAATGAAGTCATGAACTGATAGACATATATAACTTGTGTGGTTGCTTTTGTTGGATTTATTGGACCTGTATACAATATTTCTGAATGAAGAGGGTAACTTCATCTCATTTTTGGATGAAAAATCTGTATAAAAATTGCCATGTCTGGGCCTGCAATTTGAGACAGTCAAAGTTAattgctttctgttttcttctagaTACGCCAAGGAGCTGGAACTTCTTGCACACCTTGTCCTGGGTCCTGAATCTCTTTGGAATCTTCTTCATTTTGGCTGCACATGAACATTATTCTATAGATGTCTTCATTGCCTTTTACATCACTACAAGACTCTTTTTGTATTACCATACATTGGCTAATACTAGAGCATATCAACAGAGTAGGAGGGCAAGGATATGGTTTccaatgttttccttttttgaatGCAATGTCAATGGTACTGTTCCCAATGAGTATTGCTGGCCCTTTTCAAAACCTACTATACTAAAAAGATTAATTGGTTGAAGACTGTGTGGGTCAGTTCAGATTTTTATGAAGCATTATGACTAAGATCCTACAAGGCTGGCTACAAGGGGGAAGTCAAGTAACATTTTTCACTCTGTGATCTCCTCCTTGCCTTGTTTCTTGGATTCTTAGCCATAAAATGGGGTTCCCATACTTTACAgggatgtgttttgttttctccttgtgaaaatagaaaacaatGCAGGGATGGGTAAAGGCTATCAGGGAAGCACGAGTATAAACCAGAATACTGTTACCCTTGGTAAGGTTCTGTGTGGATGTTTATGGAATAATAACCTCAAATGCATACTGAATATAACACACCCTTTACAGGTCCAGATAATCTTTGTTACCCAAGTACCAGCCTTTACATATACTGATGAAAAAATTAGAACTTCATGAAGTCTTTCTTTGAAAGCAgtcacaaatgtaatttttaaaacaaactgtGTATATTTAAAGATTGAGGAGGTCTGTGTCATAATGAAGAAAGCAGTGTAGTTCTTTATAAGAGAGGAGGCAGGGTCTCTTAACTGTTAAATTACGAGCCTTGACAGTATAAATGGTCTGCATACAGGTTGCCAAAAATGAAAGTCTGCCTTGTGGCTGTACAGTgatgatattttttttaaatgagaactTATTTAGTCTAGTTTATCAGTTGTCTGTATGGTTGTTCTAGCACTTGAAAGTTTTCCCTTTTGTGTTTAAATGAGTTAAATTAAGTGGAACATCCACTGAAAGTAAACTTAGCTTTAGTGAGTTTAAAGCCACAAAGTAACTTGTGTGATCTTAATTGCTTTATACCCAAACCCATGCATGCTTTTCAGGAGCAGTTCTTTAAATTGGAAAAACAGAACAGTTTGTCTTCGCGTATCTTACTGTCCTGTAAATGGATGGGAAAAATGCATGCAGTAACTCTTTCAGGAATAGTAATAATAGTGATATTGGAAGTAGTGCTCATGTTGATGTATGTTTTAGCACTCTGGTGTCAACAATATGGTGACTATCtctggatatatatatatgcacagtATTTTTGGTTATATGTATAAACACACAGTATATGTTTTTCTAACAACTATGAAAAGAGGCTAGTTCTTAATTTAAGTTGCTCATTTACTCTGCTGAAAGATACCATAAACAGttgagttttgtttgttgaaaaaaccaaaccacaaccTACAACAAAACATCCCCCAAAACCTCAAACCAGCACTCCGAGTCCATAATGCATGGGCAGGGTCACACAAGGGTCAGTGACCTCAGTGGATTGTGGGGGACAATACTAAAGCTGCCTGTGGAGCCTTGATTTAGATTTGCTCTAAATGAAAACTGATAGGTACAAGGTACAAAATCATAGCAATGGCATGGGCCTTTTAATTCGGTTACTGCAACTTCAGATATGCAAATGTAGTGTAAGTCAGCTTTAGAAAGTTACCCGAAGCATTTCCAGCTTGGTACTAGCTGACTCAATGGGCACTGTGTACTTGTGTGTGCATGGAAGTGAATCCATTTCGAATTTGCAAGGTTTTGTGTTTGGAGGCTTGTGATCTCCTTTGGGCTACTCCTTGCTGTATTGTGTTTTATAAACCTTGACTGTACTAACTTGACTACCTTACACTCTTCATAGTATATTACTATTGTAACTTAATTTAGCTCCTGTTCCACAGAAGAATTATGCATCTTGGAGTATCTCTGCCAACTGTAATGAGCACATGTACACTGTACTATTCCAGagatttttatatttgtaaCATTCCAGTTTTTTAGCAAAATTGCAGGTTTAATACTATATTGTTCAATCTGCCATAGCCTGATGGTTTTTGCCATCCAAATCGGGGGAGCACGCGTACACttaaaaagggggagaaaatattctgaaagaTTTAAAGACTTGCCATTTGCTGCTCCTAACTTTCTGATTTCAGAAAGGCAATTTGAACATTCCTCTTGAGACTTTATAATGAAAGAGTTCTATTTGTTAATTTATATTTGCCTTTGCAATGCACACAGTTATGAATGCTGTTTTTCTAAACTGTAGGAAACACCTGTTCTCAGGATGTGCAGGATTGTAATCTGAGGTATGGAGAGATATGCAATTAAACTTGCAAAGCTGTTTTGATTCTGAGAATAACCATTTGAGTGGTAACTGGCATAACTGCATCTAAACTGAAATACTATTTTACAACTTAGACATGCAGGAGAATTTTCAAGTATAGCCCGGTGTAAGAATGTTTACATAAAGTAAAGCTatcatttcaatattttttattttttgtagtgAAGTTCATATACATTGAAACATAAGGATTCTTTgttctaatttaattttcaaattctgtTAAGTAAATTGTGTTTTAAATCAGCCTTGTCTatcattgttttttaaaagaagcttGTTCTTTTGTGCTGTTTCCCTTGATGCTAGATATCTAAATTCCAGGATAAGTAATATATAATGGTTGGTTTTGTTAGCAGTGGAGTGGATTAAAACTTTGTCGGGGTAATTGTCTTCTGCAATTTTGAAAGTTCATTTTGTCTGTCTGTAAACATGCAAGAGGAAAGCTTGAAGTTaatagaagacagaaaaatatgatCTTGCTTGCAAGAGAGCACAGGTCAGTCTGTAAAGTTGGGAATGTATGCTTTATTGTTAATTAGATGGAAACAAGTTGCAGGTAACTGACAGACTTAACACCTTGTACCTCCTTTTGAGTTAgtgttttaaaagcattttgctgCTTGTGTTGCTGACAAGCACTTTTAAGTAAAGGCAGCAGAACACCTTGGGCCTTGGATTTAATGCTTAGTATGTGCAGGAATGTCTTTATGTTCACATGCCATCACTGCTCTCCTTTAACATGTTGCACCTCTTTGGTGCTAAGGTGTCTTCTGTGGTCTGTGAGTGCCCACATACTCTGAATTCAGAATAATGAATGAATTGCTGTGTCATGCCAGCAAGTGCAAGTGTCTCAACAGCATTAGTACTACAAAGTGCACAAACAAATCGAGTAGTGAAGTCTGAAATAAGTAACCACATATACAGAAGAAGGGGAGGGTCACATTTTTTGCTAGCTTAGCAAGTTTAGTAATATATGCACAAGCCTTGGCAATAGGGTTGAGCTCTTCCTTATTAGTTTGGGGATATGTATGTACATACCTGCaagagacagacacacagactcTTCCCCCATCCTTTTTCTTTGGTTCTTTGTACCTTATGACACAGTTTCTAAACTTTTTGCCTTtagtttttcatttctgaaagatTCCTTAAGCATGTTATGACCTTACAGCTGCACAGAATTAGACCTTCGTAGATGttggttttaaaaaattctgattaCACTGACAAAAACTTATGGAAGGATCTTTAAGCAAGGTTCTCCAAGTGATACTGAACAATACTTTAGAAAGCTTCCATATATACAAATTACCTTCATGTCCTGTGGCAAACACAACACTTACACAAAGTGTTGGTACAAAAATGTAGATAGGCCTGAAGGATTTAAATGTCCAAGACTAACAAGAATTGGCTCCCATAAGTGCACTTGTATGTTTAACTTCAAGCAAATGACTAAATACTCTTGACTTTAGTGAGTGTTACCATTTTAGTTTAAACATGGTTTTGGATAAAGCCCAGTGCAAACTGTGTGTGGTATACTGCTACAGTAATGGGAAAAGGTAATGTCactttctttctggttttctctgaTGTCTTTCCCCTTATCTGCTGTAGAAGAAAACAATCCAGTagaatttcaaagaaattgCTACCTAACTAGGTTCTGAAAGAAAGAATCTGTAAAAATCCAAAAGACTGCATAAAACCTTTGTAATTACCTGCTTTAAGAAGCAAGGGTCAGTTAAatgatttgggggaaaaaagttattttttgaTGCAAGCATGTTAAATAAGGTAATTTAAAACTACTGAAACCCTCCAAGAAGGATAAAAGCACACGTTCCTATAATCTTCTTTTGTGTACAGCTGTATCTCATGTAATGGCAAAAAGAGAGTTAAAGAGGAAAGAGTTGAGCTCAGACACCAGTACAAGTCTTCTGCAGCAATTAATACCTTCTTGTTTTTTAACCATTGCCTGCATGCTTAGTGCTACCCTTGTCCATTACTATTAGCTAGTTTTCTGATGTACAAAGCCCACTTGGCTCTCAAACATCagtcatggaaaaaaaaacaaaaacaaaaaccaaacagtaGGTTTTATGGACCTGGAGTGTaacaaaaataacttaaaaCAACTGTGATAGTTTTTCATCTTGTCCATGTAGTCCCTGCTCAAGAGTTAGGGAGAATTTGCAGTAATCCACAgataatactgattttttttttaaaataaccatGGGTACCTTTTTAGAAATCTGACCTGTATCTTCAAAAACCACCATAGTCTTGTCAAGATGGAAGTATATTTGACAGAAGTCCTAGCAGTGAGACAGCTTAccctctgaattattttgtGCACGTAGATTTCAACAATAAGGATTAACTAATAGACCACTGGTTTATAAAATtctaaaacacaaaatatttctgatatgTCTTTGACCTAGTCACTATTCCAATTGAAACAGTattcctgggggaaaaaaaaagttacttggAGTGAGCCTGCTGATGTCTTGTTCATTATAtgaagaaaatgacaaaaaaccctcacaacACTACGGTATTGTGAAGACTGAACCTTCCATATAGCAGTATCCCACAGCCTTACCACTTGTATCCTGACAGATTTGCAGTGAGTATTTGTACATATTCAGTGACATACACATGTTAAAAGGCAGTTTGTGATAAGTGTGTAAGAACTGAAGGTGATAAATACGGAGCACAATAACCTGACGTGTTAGCCTTGACTGTGTAGTTAGAAAGACTAACAGCAACTTCGTTTTGCTCTTTCAATTCAGTTTTgtcaaaaaaggagaaattttgtGAAATTCGAGAAACCATGAACTGCATTGTACATGATAAGGATGTAGAAACAAGGCTTTTCATACTGCAGTCACTTCAGTTTTGTCCTGAGAAAATAGTGTTATCTAATGGCTAGAAGGTATGCCAGTGAAGTGTAGAGTACTGTAAATAAGTAAATATTGTTTTGATTCTAAACTCAGATTGAATTAATATATTGTTTTATATCTTGGTTGTgttaaacatatttaaaaatactaaaataaaatatttgcaagatGAGAAATGCTTGATTTCTTTTACATGAAAAATGATGGCTCATTGTGTCTGTTCGCACTGTGACTGAAGGAATTCCTGAGTGTAGGGGTGATGGTGTTATGAGGTCTTGCTTCACTATGGAAGTAAGTGATGCTGACAAAATAAAATGGGTACATCCTGTGGGAATCTGTTACAAGTATGTGCATATACTTCAAATCATTTCTGGAGAAATAACTGTTGTGGGTGATGCAGGAATTACAGGTGCACAGCTGTGGTCTTAAGTTTGCAGCTACCTGTAAggggtttgctttttcttttggcaCTGTGACAGATTCTGGTAAAATTACTGGTTTTCCCTGGAACAGGGAAACAGCTGCCAAATACTAAATTCGTGCTGCTGTCAAAATTGTACTGAAGTTTAATACTAGGATAGGATAGGTAATCACTGGACTGTTCATAGAAATCATTTGACTTGTGCAAAATACTGACAGCCAATTTGGTAACAGTTCTGGTTTTTTCTAATAGTGTTATTAGTTTATCAGAAGGTTCTTTGCAAGTTCTAATGCCACAGAATGCAAGATCAATTTGAAAGAGGCAATGCTTTTCAGACAAGGATTCATTATtcaatttaaatataaaataacaatTCACTTTTTATTCCTTCACTCTACTACATGAAGCCATCAAAACCGAATCTGTGTCTCTTGATCACTGATAGATCCTCAAGTACTCTAATTGGAGGTTAATAGTCCTAAAAAGAAAGgggcagagaggaagaggagacaaCAGCAGGCAGCAAGTCTGCTTTTCTTACAGTGACACTGAAGAAGGGTCTTCAGGCAATGTAGGGAATAGAAATTCATAAATACTGTGAAGGAGAGTGGTGAATGAAGCTTGTGTggagtacaaaaaaaaatcaagaggtGATTGTCCGCTAAGGAATCTCTCTGGTGTGTGAATGGAAGCACTGGAAAGGAGCTGATAACACTAACCTGCAATTTTGCTGGATTTTGCAACTTGATTAAAAGTCTCATCACAGAGGCCCCTTTCAGAGTTTTTTGATTCAAATAATTTCATGATGTTATGGGtttgtggggtgtttttggcAAAGCTAAACAGGTAAGACTTCTGTATGCTAATGGCACTTTTGAAAAGATTCCCTGGTGAGATTTTCTTAATATTGCAGGGAGGTTTGTAATACTGAATCTGTTCAGAACAATAACCAGATGTGACTGTTGTTTACATAGGCCTGAGACCTGTGACACATTATAAGAACTCTTTTGTGCATGATTCTCCCAGAAATACGATGAGTGATGCTGTGCCCATCCTCCCGTGCTCCAAGGTCGGAACCAAGCTGCGTTTCACGTTAGGGCAGACAGCAAAGGAGCGTgtcctgctggaggagcaggggtgtGGCAGCGCTGTGACCTTTCCCAGCTCCAAGGGGCCTTTCAGAGGCACACTTGAAGTGTTTGCTCCAAGCGGCAATTTGACCTACAAATGAGCCCAAGTTATGGAGAGAGAAGGCACgaataaaaacagaaagcaCAAGCTGCATCTTCTGTAAAACCACCAGTGTTCTCTTGCACTGCATCCCAAACTGAACTGTAGTCAGTGCCCAGATGAGGCCTGGGTCCTTGCAGTCCTTATTTTGCTTCCCAGTGGTCCTAGTGTATGTTAGCAAGCTCTGCCTTCTCTGGTGAGGCTCTGACTGGGCTATGGAGGGCACTGCCTTAGTTCAGTTTCCCGAGGAATGATCTGAGGGTGagctctcctgctcccacagcagcacacagctctgagggCGCCGTGGGGCACTGCTCGGCACCAGTGTTCCTCACGAGGACAGCAAGGTTTGTTAGCAACTGCTTTAATGAGGGTGCCAAAAATTGGTTCAGTCTGTGAGTAACAGGGTTGCAGGGTACTTGGCCGAAGGCTCTGCCTCTTGTTTCTGTCTTGCCAATTAAAAATAGCCCCCCTGGCTAATGCCAAGGGATGAAACAGCCCTACATGGGACAGGTGCAAGCCATCAGTCAGGAGGCTGGGAATACCTAGAaaagcatctgctctcctgcaggctCTATGAGAGGATcaggaggagagagcagaggagaaaggagagcgGTTTGGAGCAGGCTCTACTAAAGGCAGCCCTTGCTGAAcacccctggctgctctggagaAGACCCCTTCCCAAAGGTGCTCTGTTTGGTTGTTCTGGTTTTCTCTTCATCCTGCTGTTTCCCCAAGCTGTGGGTTGCCACAACTGAAAACCAGAGTTTTAGTAAAAGGTTGGTGTCTGTTTCTGTCAAGCTGGAACTTGGAATACCACTCAAGTGCCAccttttccagcactgcagaaacgCTGGGTTGATGATTTGGACTGGGGTttgggcagcagggacaggctggtgTGAAGGCATGACCGAGTCAGCGCTGTACTGATGTGTGCACACTGACCAGGGATGGGGTTTATATGCTAGAATTCATTTATTACCTTCCAGGAAGTTTCCTACAGTACAGTTACACCAGTAGCTAAATCCACGGACAGGCTCCCTCTCGGGCATTATCTCTACCACATTCAAGTGCACTGGAGTTAATCTCAAACCAGCCCTAGCTGGTGTGGTTCACCGACAGTTCACAGCCTGTGTCATTTTCACTTTGGCTTTCCAGGGGATGTGGACGTTATCATCTGATGGCTGTTgatttgctcttgcttttccACACACTATTTATAAGTAcaaatccctgctctgcttttcctaTGGCATGGGAGAGCTGGCAGTGACTGACAGAACAGCCCAGACcactgcagcaccaggggaAGGCACAGGATCTCCCCTGCCAGCGCAGGGTGTGGTGAGCACGTCATCCACAGGAAGACCATAGCCTGAGCTTACCTTCCTCCACATTTTGCCCAGGTGTTCAAAGTTCAGTTCCAGCTAATCCAGTGCTACCTTGTCAGATGTAGGAAGAATTTACACCTAGAGCTGCACGAAGATTAAGGACCTGTCTCTGCTCTCTGAGTTAATCTTATGAAATCCCCCACGTAAGGCTAAACGCACATATCACTGTCATTGTCATTCTTCTTTCAGCTCTTAAGAGGCACTGGCCACCAGTCCCGGCTATGCAAGATGTGGGAACTTAAA
This window harbors:
- the SAMD8 gene encoding sphingomyelin synthase-related protein 1; this translates as MAGSSQLCIRRWTTKNVAKWLKEEGFCEYVDLLCNRHRLDGITLLTLTEYDLRSPPLEIKILGDIKRLMLSIRKLQKQHIDVLEELGYTSEGHAGTVCLAGSLQGADWFCNGEVPRDCDGPISDLNGDQYQYANGKNKHATRRLDPEYWKTVLSCVYVFIVFGFTSFVMVIVHERVPDMQTYPPLPDIFLDSVPRIPWAFAMTEVCGVILCYIWLLVLLLHKHRSILLRRLCSLMGTVFLLRCITMFVTSLSVPGQHLQCTGKLYGNVWAKLQRAFAIWSGFGMTLTGVHTCGDYMFSGHTVVLTMLNFFVTEYTPRSWNFLHTLSWVLNLFGIFFILAAHEHYSIDVFIAFYITTRLFLYYHTLANTRAYQQSRRARIWFPMFSFFECNVNGTVPNEYCWPFSKPTILKRLIG